A single genomic interval of Leptospira stimsonii harbors:
- a CDS encoding ribbon-helix-helix protein, CopG family, translated as MISLRLPPELEKKLSEVAKIENKSKSEVIKESLVYYINNFAQKPSAYELGKKYFGQYHSGISDKSVNHQKYIKDAILKKTKR; from the coding sequence ATGATTAGTCTTCGATTACCCCCAGAATTGGAAAAGAAATTATCGGAAGTGGCGAAAATTGAAAATAAAAGTAAATCAGAGGTCATTAAAGAGTCTTTAGTTTATTATATTAATAACTTTGCGCAAAAGCCTTCAGCCTATGAATTAGGTAAAAAATACTTTGGCCAATATCACAGCGGTATTTCTGATAAATCGGTAAATCATCAAAAGTATATTAAAGATGCGATATTGAAAAAAACAAAAAGGTAA